AACAAATTAACGAGCGGGACCGCCAGGCAGTTAGAAAAGCTTATGAAAGTGGTCTCGATTTATGTATCGCATCCGGCAGGATGAATGCCGAGATTACCGTCATTATGCAGCCATTCCCGAATAAATATCATGCTGTTGGTCAAAACGGGGCAACCGTCCGGATGAATAACGAGCATCTGCTTGGAGCAATGGATTTTGCACCCGAATTATCCCTGCAGCTGCTACAAGCGGTCCCTCGCGAGGAATTCATAAGCTTCGTTCATTGCACGGACGACTCTTATTATGCGCGGGTGGATAATGAAGTTTCCCGTTCCGTCCAGAAACGTATTATGTCGGAAAGCTCTATTCATCACAAGTTGGAGGAAGCTCTGGCAAACGATGAGTTCCGTTGCAGTAAGCTCGCTTGTTTCGGAGATTTAGGCAAGCTTAGCAAGCTGGAAGCCCAATTGAATCGCAAGTTCTCCGGGCAGATTGAGACTTTTATCAGCGATAAGGATTGTCTGGATATTATGCCGCTTAACGTTTCCAAAGGCACGGGTATATCGCTCCTCATTCAGGAACTGGGAATTGCTCCGGATGAAATCGCGTGTATCGGCGACTCGTTTAACGATCTTTCGATGTTTGCCTTAACGCCGCACAGCTATGCAATGATCGAAAGCCATGATGAAATCCGCGAGCAGGCTAGTACGGTTGTTCATTCCGTTGCTGAAGCTATCGATCATATCATTGCCTACAATACCATGTCGGTCGCGAATTAGGACAGGGGATGAGAGCATGAAACGAATCGTCTGGTTAAGCTGTTTAGCGTACTTCTTGGTGGGGCTGGCAACCGTTGCTTTTGGCGCCTTGCTACCCGAATTGCTGCAGGTCTACGGTAAAAGCTACAGCAGCGGCGGACAGCTCGTATTCGCGCAATTCGCCGGCTTTTTCCTCGGAGTTGTCCTGACTCCCAGACTAACCGTACTATTCGGATATCCGAGAACGATCTGGCTAGGAATGCTTTTTCTCGTCATGGCGCAAGCTTTGCTTTTCTTTAGTCCGATGTGGGCATTGGTCATTATACTCGCCGTACTGAATGGTTGCGGGTTCGGAATGACACAAACGGCGTTAGGCACTTATTTGCTGGAGATCAGCGATCAAGCTGCGGTAACGATGAGTCGTCTGGAAGTTGCTTTTGGAGTTGGCGCTTTATTCATGCCTTTGATCTCGAGCGTATTGATTGCGCAAGCCGTCTGGGAGTGGTCGTTTGGCATAATTGCGCTTCTAGCTTTGGTCAATCTCCTGTTCTGGAGCAGAAAAGCAATGGGCACTCCGGTAATTGATTCTTCCTCCATTCATCCATTGCCTACAACTGACAATACAATGAAATCGAAAAAAACTCCGATTCCTTTAGCCTCGCTAGTTTATTTTACCTTGTTTGTATTCCTCTACGTAGGTCTGGAAACAAGCCTTATTAATTTCCTGCCGTCGATCTTCTCCAAGCATTTCTCCATTCATGCGTCTAACGCAAGCCTGTCGGTTACCTTATTCTGGGTCGCAATGATTATTGGGAGATTCTTCTCCGGTTATCTTGCCGAGAGGATTCGGTACAACCGTTTCTTGCTCGTCAGTGCAATAGGTGCCGGACTATGTCTCGTTTGCATGCCGGTTATGAAGCATTCAATCGCCGCATTTGCTCTTGTCCTGTTAACCGGTTTGTTCTTATCAGGAATCTTTGCCATTTTGATTGTATATGCGAACAGTGTTTTCGAGGGGAATACGAAGCAGATCACCAGCATTCTGATTGCATCGGGAGGAATTGGCGGGGCAATTCTGCCACTCGTTATCGGGTGGTGCATGGACCGGATATCGACATCCAGCACGTTGGTTATCCTGGCTGCCTGCTCGTTCCTGCTGTTAATATGTCTTTACAGAATCAGAATGAATTTGCAATCGAAAGCAGCTCAAATAGCGAATAAGAATTTAAGCTTGTAAATAATGAATAAATACGAAAAGCCGGGAACTACGGCTTTTTTGTTTGACCGGAATTTCCGTTTCCATGTTAGTATTGAAGTAATTAATTGGAAAACTCGAAAGGGCGGGTAGTAGTGAAGTCATTAGGGGCTAGCTTATTGCTTACCGCATTTTTTCTTCTGGAGCTTGTGGCATTTATTGTTTTTGGTTATTGGGGTTATCACCTGCAATCCGTTAGAATCATTAGTATCCTATTAGCAGTGGCAGCGCCACTTGTTCTTGCGGTTCTCTGGGGAATGTTTCTCTCGCCAAAAGCATCTGTGGCCATTTTCTCCTATCCGGTAAGGACGGCGTTAAAGCTGGTGGTTTTCTTGGCCGCTTCAGGCGCATTATACTCAACCGGACATGAGAAGCTAAGTCTTGCTTTTCTGATTATATCCGTCTTGCTGATCGCGGCTGTATTTCTTTTGAATTTGCATAAGGTCGATACCGTAGGTAAATGAATGGAGGCTGCCACTTAAGGCAGCCTTTTGCTTATCCCTAAACCGTATGGACGACCTGGTCGATAATCCCGTAGTCAAGCGCTTCTTGGGCGGAGAGAAAATAATCGCGGTCCATGTCCTTTTCGATTTTCTCGAGCGGCTGACCGGTACGGTCGGCCGCGATCCGATTCAACCGGGCTCTCGTATCGAGGATCCGCTTCGCGCTGATTGCGATATCGCTAGCTTGGCCCTGGGCGCCGCCATGCGGCTGGTGGATCATGACCTCGCTGCTAGGCAGGGCAAACCGTTTGCCTTTGGCTCCGCTTAGAAGCAGGATAGCCGCAAACGAAGCAGCCATCCCTACGCAAATCGTATGGACCTCGGGTTTTATATACTGCATCGTGTCATAGATCGCAAAGCCTGCCGTGGTTGAGCCTCCGGGAGAATTAATGTACAGGCTGATTTCCTTATCCGGGTCCTCGGCGGCAAGAAATAAGAGCTGTGCTACAATACTGTTCGCTACCTGGTCATCAATGGCTGAGCCAAGGAAGACAATCCGGTCCTTAAGAAGCCGGGAGTAAATATCATAGGAACGTTCTCCGCGATTGGACTGTTCAACGACATAGGGGATAAAGCTGCTCATTGTAATCCCTCTTTCCTTTGGTTGATGTCTTACAATTCGGCAAACGAAAAGGGGATGCGAAAAGATACGCCGTAAAATTTATTTTGCTGTTGCGTATCTTTTTCGCGGGCTCACTCGTTTACTGAATTAAGGATGCGTATAATAGGAAAAAGCGGAGGTGTCCGATATGATTGATGCAATGACGGAAAAAGAACATATAGAATGGGAACGGCTGCAACAAGTACTCGGCCGCTATTGCTTGACTTTAACCAAATCCCGGGTGGAAGCGGAGGATTTAACGCAGGATACATGGATTAAGGTCATGGATTCGGCGCAGCTGACGGAGCATGCCAATCCTGAAGCTTATTTGCTTCGGATTGCCCGCAATAACTGGATTGACCGGGTAAGACGCCAGTCTAGCCATGCACGGATGATGGAATCCGTCCGGGGCTCAGCGGTTTATCATGCCATGCCGGACGAGAGCCGAATCGGAACCGAAGTGGTCATGCAGGCGCTGATGACTTTCCTGTCTCCGCTTCAAAGGGCGGTCTTTCTGCTGAGGGACGTTATCGGGTATTCGGCACAGGAAACGGCATTGCGATTAGGACTAACTCCAGGCGCGGTAAAAGCGGCTTTGCATCGGGCCCGCGCGGCATTACCGCAGGTTAGACAGGCGGTTGAAGCAGGTTCGCTGCCTGTTCCGAAAGAAGAAGGGCTGCGGGATGTCTTGCGTGCGCTTGCTATTGCTTATGAAGGCGGCAATATTGAAGCGATGCTTACGCTTGCGCAGCAAGGAGAACTGGAGCCGGCGCCGGCAATTGCGTTGCTGCAAGGCAGAAGACTTCGGGCAGCCTCGAATCAGGCCCGCCGTGGCGATTCCGTACCGTCAATGATGCTGGCCGCTTGATAAAATATACAATGCATGCACGAAGGAGCACGGCCGTTACAGGCAGTGCTTCTTTTTTTTGCTGGCGAATAACGCAATCCGAATTAGCTAAAAATATCCACGAGATCAGGAAAGGAGTGGTAAATGTGATGGAGCCGCTTAATCCAGTGAATGTGAGCGCGAACTTAAAAGATAACGAGACTGTGCTCCGCAACATTTTCCATCACTGCGCGGATATCGTATTTCGGCCGCTCAATTTTCCTGACCGTACGGGCATCTTGCTTGTCTATATCGACGAATTGACGGACACGAACAAATTAGAGCAGATTATTTCTGCCTGCATGACGAATGACGATTATAGCCGATTGACGCAGTACGCGATTGTTCAAAGCTATTCTGAGATTGTAGCCAAAGTGCTTAAAGGCTGTACGGCTATCTTTATGAACGGGCTGCCTGTTGCTTATATGGCTGACCTCACCGCCTTCAAGCAGCGTTCCATCGAC
This region of Paenibacillus sp. JDR-2 genomic DNA includes:
- the clpP gene encoding ATP-dependent Clp endopeptidase proteolytic subunit ClpP — encoded protein: MSSFIPYVVEQSNRGERSYDIYSRLLKDRIVFLGSAIDDQVANSIVAQLLFLAAEDPDKEISLYINSPGGSTTAGFAIYDTMQYIKPEVHTICVGMAASFAAILLLSGAKGKRFALPSSEVMIHQPHGGAQGQASDIAISAKRILDTRARLNRIAADRTGQPLEKIEKDMDRDYFLSAQEALDYGIIDQVVHTV
- a CDS encoding YrdB family protein; protein product: MLTAFFLLELVAFIVFGYWGYHLQSVRIISILLAVAAPLVLAVLWGMFLSPKASVAIFSYPVRTALKLVVFLAASGALYSTGHEKLSLAFLIISVLLIAAVFLLNLHKVDTVGK
- a CDS encoding Cof-type HAD-IIB family hydrolase; translated protein: MIKLIVSDLDGTLLDKSKQINERDRQAVRKAYESGLDLCIASGRMNAEITVIMQPFPNKYHAVGQNGATVRMNNEHLLGAMDFAPELSLQLLQAVPREEFISFVHCTDDSYYARVDNEVSRSVQKRIMSESSIHHKLEEALANDEFRCSKLACFGDLGKLSKLEAQLNRKFSGQIETFISDKDCLDIMPLNVSKGTGISLLIQELGIAPDEIACIGDSFNDLSMFALTPHSYAMIESHDEIREQASTVVHSVAEAIDHIIAYNTMSVAN
- a CDS encoding RNA polymerase sigma factor; this translates as MIDAMTEKEHIEWERLQQVLGRYCLTLTKSRVEAEDLTQDTWIKVMDSAQLTEHANPEAYLLRIARNNWIDRVRRQSSHARMMESVRGSAVYHAMPDESRIGTEVVMQALMTFLSPLQRAVFLLRDVIGYSAQETALRLGLTPGAVKAALHRARAALPQVRQAVEAGSLPVPKEEGLRDVLRALAIAYEGGNIEAMLTLAQQGELEPAPAIALLQGRRLRAASNQARRGDSVPSMMLAA
- a CDS encoding MFS transporter; protein product: MKRIVWLSCLAYFLVGLATVAFGALLPELLQVYGKSYSSGGQLVFAQFAGFFLGVVLTPRLTVLFGYPRTIWLGMLFLVMAQALLFFSPMWALVIILAVLNGCGFGMTQTALGTYLLEISDQAAVTMSRLEVAFGVGALFMPLISSVLIAQAVWEWSFGIIALLALVNLLFWSRKAMGTPVIDSSSIHPLPTTDNTMKSKKTPIPLASLVYFTLFVFLYVGLETSLINFLPSIFSKHFSIHASNASLSVTLFWVAMIIGRFFSGYLAERIRYNRFLLVSAIGAGLCLVCMPVMKHSIAAFALVLLTGLFLSGIFAILIVYANSVFEGNTKQITSILIASGGIGGAILPLVIGWCMDRISTSSTLVILAACSFLLLICLYRIRMNLQSKAAQIANKNLSL